CGGAAACCGGGGCCCGCTTCTCAATGAAGTAGGGGAACTCGATCTCCAGATGGGCCGACGAGGCCCCCAGCTTATCCTTCATGCTCTGGAGGATCGGCTCCATCTTGTCCAGGGCGATATCCTCCCGGTGGACGTTGAGGATTTCAACGAAGCGGCTCATGTGGGTCCCCTTGAAATGGTGGGGAAGGTCCACGTACATGTTGATCCGGGCCACGGTCTGCTGGAACTTCTTGTTCTTGTCCATCACCACGATGGGGTAGGAAATATCCTTCACCCCCACCTTGTTGATGGGAATCTTGCGGGTGTCGCGGGATTTCTGCATATCGGGCATCTGGCCGGCAGGGGACCGGTTTTGATCCGTTTTTTTCGCGTTCATTGGTCTTTCCTCCCGGTCACGTATTCCACCGGGTCCACCACCCCCGCCTCCGCAAACCCCTTGAGCCGCAGGCGGCAGGAGTCGCAAAGGCCGCAGGCGAGCCCCTCCGGAGTCGGGTCGTAGCAGGAGTGGGTCCGGCCGTAATCGACGCCGAGGGAGAGACCCTTCCGGACTATCTCGGCCTTGGTGAGGCTGATGAGGGGGGTATGGATCGTGAACCGACCGGCCCCCTCTACCCCGGCCTTTGTGGCCAGGTTTGCCATGGCCTCGAAGGCGGCGATGTATTCGGGGCGGCAATCGGGATAGCCGGAATAGTCCAGGGCGTTGACGCCGATGAAAATATCGAAGGCGCCCAGCGCTTCGGCCCACCCCAGGGCAAAGGAGAGAAAAACCGTATTGCGGGCCGGAACGTAGGTGACCGGGATATCGCTCCCCACCCCTTCTTTCGGGACGGCGATATCGGCGGTAAGGGCGCTCCCCCCCACCTGACGGTAGTCGAACTCCACCACCAGGTGGTCAACGGCCCCCATGGGGCGGGCATTTGCCTTGGCCCGCTCCAGTTCCACGCTGTGGCGCTGGCCGTAGGAAAAGCTCATGGCGTAGGGTTCATACCCCTCGGCCCTGGCTATGGCGAGGCAGGTAGTGGAATCGAGTCCTCCGCTGTAGAGGATGACAGCTTTTTTACCCATGGATTTCTCCCAAAAAGAATGCGCCCCCTGGCGCCGTGAATGCATTTGCTCATCCTACCCCATGATGCAGAAGCAGACAACTAGAGAAACCAGCTCACCGAGTTGCAGAGCCGCTCCATGATGCGGACAAGCCATCCCCGATTCTCGTGCTCCTCCAGGACGACGCGCCGTGAGCCCTTCAGATCGTCGGCGAACATGGCCGCCACCTGGCGGCCGAATTCGTGGCCGGCAACGATGGCGTTGACTTCGTAGTTGCGGTGGAAACTGCGCTGGTCCAGGTTTGCCGAACCGATAACCCCCCATGAGTCGTCAATGAGCATGACCTTGGCATGGAGCACTTCCCCCTGCCGCTCGTATATTTCTATGCCTCCCCGGAGCAGGGGGGTGTAATAGCCGCGGCTCACCAGGCGCATGATGGGAACATCGGTTTTGTCGGGAAGTATGAGCTGGACCCTCACCCCCCGGCGCACGGCCCGCAGCAGCGAGCGGACGATCCGGGGCCCGGGCACAAAATAGGGGTTCATGATGCGAATGGAGTCCCCCGCGCCGGCCATGGCGATGCGAAAGGCGTTACGGATGAAAGAGCGGGCATGGTAGGGGCCGTCACTGACGATCATCACCCCGGCATCCCCCATGCCCGGCACGGGGGCATGCTCCAGAAACCAGGCCGACGAGGGGCTCCCCTTTTCTTCAAGCCAGAAATCCCGGAACAGCCGGACCATGTCGGAAACCGCAGGGCCGTCGATGCGGATCCCCACATCCCTCCACCGCTCGGTGCCGCGGCCGAACCCCGAATACTCGTCGCCAATGTTAATCCCGCCGGTAAAAGCGGTTTCCTCGTCGATAATGGCCATCTTGCGGTGGTCCCGCTTGTCGAACCAGGCAAGCCCGCGCCTGAAGGGGGGCGGGTTGAAGGCAAGGCAGCGCACCCCCCCCTGCTCCAGGCGCCGAAAGTAGGAGGACGGGGTATCAAAACAGCCGATGTAGTCGTAGATGAGGCAGACATCGACCCCGCGGTCCGCGGCGGCCAGGAGAGCAGCGGCAAAGGCCCCCCCGGTGACATCATCGCGAATGATGTAGAACTCGGCGCAGATCTGGTGCCTGGCTTCGGCAAAAGCCTCCAGCATGGCCGGAAAGAACTCGCTTCCCGAATCATAGAGCTTTACCCTGTTGCCGCGGGAATGGGAAGCCTCGGCATTTCTCCGGAAAATGCGCAGGAAGCGGGGGGCGCGGGGGGTGCCGAATATCTGTCTGCGGCGCACGATGGACATGGGTTGGTCTCCTGTCCCAAAGGGTAACGCAGGCGGGCGGCCGGGGCAAGTGGACCGGAGGACATACGCAAAGGAGCGCGGAGATATCCCCGCGCTCCTCCACCTTCATCATGGGTGATCAGCATCAGACTCCGATTTTACCGTGACCCGGCTAGACGGAAACCACTTCCTTCACGCCGGGCACCTTCTCCTTCAAGGTCCGCTCGATCCCCATCTTGAGAGTCATGGTGGACATGGGGCAGTGGCCGCAGGCACCGACAAGCTTAACTTTAACCACGCCGTCTTCGGTAACCTCAACCAGCTCCACGTCGCCGCCGTCAGCCTGGAGCGCGGGGCGCACCGTATCGAGAACCTTCTTCACTTCTTCCAGCATCGTTGTTTCCTCCTTGGCGTTGTATGCTCTGATTGCTCAGTTGTGCTTCTCTCCCGGCACGCCGGGTGTTGTGAGGGGGTACGGGTCGAGGATTCCGGCGAGCTTTTCCTCCGGCAGTATCCGGCGCTCTATAACGATCTCCCGGATGCTTCGCCCCGTGGCCGTCGATTCCTTCGCAATTTCGGCCGCAGCCGCATAGCCGATATAGGGGGCCAGCACCGTGGCAAGGCCCACCGACTGTTCAAAATACCGGCGGCAGCGCTCACGGTCGGCAGTGATGCCGGCAATGCACGCCCTGGCCAGTTTCGGCGCCGTGTTCTTCAGAAGCTCCAGGCTGAAGAGGAGATTGAAGGCGATGAGCGGCATCATCACGTTCAGCTCAAGCTGTCCCGCCTGGGCGGCAAGGGTAATGGCCGCATCGGCCCCCATCACCTGGAAGGCGACCATGTCGGTCACCTCCGCCATGGAAGGGTTCACCTTTCCCGGCATGATGGATGAACCGGGCTGAAGCGCCGGAAGAGCAATCTCGGCAAACCCGGTTCTGGGACCCGAAGCGAGCAGCCGCAGATCGTTGGCGATGCGGGCCAGGTTTACGGCGAGGCCCTTCAGGGCCGACGAAAGGGCCACGAAGGGGTCCATGTTCTGCATCCGCTCCACCAGATTCGCCCCCCGCACAAGGGGAAACCCGGTTTCCCGGACGAGCTCGGACACCATCAGGCCGATGTAGGCCTCCTCGGCGTTCATGCCGGTGCCGACGGCGGTGCCGCCGATCCCCAGCTCCCGGAGTCCCGGCAGCGCACCGTCAATCCCGGCCAGGTTCTTCTCCAGCGCCACCCCCCATGCCTCGAACTCCTGGCCAAGCCTGATAGGCACCGCATCCTGGAGGTGGGTCCGGCCGCTCTTGAGGATGCCGTCGAACTCCTGCCCCTTCCCGCGCAAGGCCGCCACCAACTCCTCCAGCCCCGGCCGGAGCCCCTCTACGAGGGCCAGGGCCGCCAGCCGGATAACCGTGGGGAAGACGTCGTTGGTGGACTGGGCCATGTTCACATGGTCATTGGGATGGACCTGGTCATAGGCGCCGCGCCGGCCGCCAAGCAGTTCATTTGCCCTGTTGGCAAGCACCTCGTTGACGTTCATGTTGTGGGAGGTGCCGGCGCCGGCCTGGAACGGATCCACGACGAAATGGGCATCGAACGCGCCGGACAGGGCCTCTTCGGCGGCCTTGACGATGGCGCCCCCGAGCCGGGCATCGAGCCTCCCCGTGGCCATGTTGGCGAGGGCCGCGCATTTCTTGGCGATGACCGTCGCCCGGACCAGGGCGGGATGGGGCCGGAGCCCGGAAATGGGGGAATTAGCCACGGCCCGGGCCGTTTGCGCCCCGTAGTAGGCGTCTTCCGGAACTTGCACCTCTCCGAGAGTATCCTTCTCAATTCGAAACGTCACTGTTTCGCCTTTCCCGGTCCCCGGTCCACCCCCCCCGATCACCGTTTTATGGCATTGTACTTCTCGGTCACCACCCGCAGGTGTTCAGCCTCTTCGTTCCGCAGCGCCAGGAGCATATCCCTGCCGTCCTGGTCGCTGGTTTTCTCCAGCAGGGCGTCAAAGTAGGCGATTCCCTTCTTCTCGATCTCCATGGCGATTTCCAGCGCCTGGCGGTCGTCGGTATCGAACCCCACCTGTTTCTCGTCGGCACCGGCAGGTTCGATGGCGATGGTGGAGCCGCCGTAGAAGACCCAGCGCCCCCCTTCGTGCAGGGACTGGTAAAGCTCGTTCAGCTTGAGATAGTGCTGCTCCTCGGTCTTGGCAAGCCAGCGGAAAATCCGCTTTCCCTCGGGGTTGAAGGTTTTCTTTTCGGCCTTGGTGTAGAAATCGAAGGTCTCCTTTTCGATCTCCATGGCCCGCATGATGGCGTCGAGGGTTTCCTTGGTCTGCTCGTTCATCGGCGCTCCTTACTCTAGAATGGTTTCTATGGTCAGCAGTTCGTCAACGGTGCGGGTGTGAAAGCCGCGGCAGCCGAGTTCCATGGGGAGCCGCAGGTCGATGTCGTAGCGGTCCCCCACGAAAAAGCACTGGGCGGGCTCGCACCCGATTTCGCGGAAAATGTCGGCCAGCACTGCGCGGTCGGGCTTGGGGCGCCAGGAGTCCTCGATGGTGAAGATACGCCGGAAAAACCCGGCAATGCCCAGGGAGTCCATAATCCGCGAGGCAAGGGGAAGATCGTTGTTCGTGTAGATATGCAGATCGAACCGCTCACCGAGCCTCCGCAGCAACGCCACCACCCGCTCGTCCCGGACAAGGAACGGCTCCGGCACGATATCGGAGACAAAATGGAGATGGAGCTCCCGCAGGTCTATCCCCAGCTCCAGGCAGGCGTGGCTCAGGGATGCGGTGCGGCAGGTGCGGGCGGCAATCGCCTTCCGGGTCTCCCTGACCAGCAGGGTAGCCTCTTCGCAGGATATTCCCCGGACCGAAGCGATATGCCGCATGGCCGAGGCCTCGATTTCGTGGCCAAGCCCGTCGCTCACGTAGAGGGTGCCGTCGAGGTCGAAGACCAGGGCGCGGATGCCGCTCACCGGATTACCCTCCCCATACTGATTGAGTCCCGCCACATCAAATGAGCTTCCCCCAGTCGCGCATGCAGAGCAGCTGAGGGTGATCAACCCCCTTTGCCTGGATCAGGACCTTGAAAGTATCCCCCATCCCCCCCTCGGGGAGAATGAGCTTCTTCAGGGAAATGCGGATGGCAATCTGCTCTTTTTCGGTTTTGGCCGCGGCCTCCAGGGCCATCAGCTCCTGCATCATGCCGGCGGCCATCAGGAAGCGATACTGCTCTCCGTACCAGACCTTGCTGAGTCCCAGCTCCTCGCCCCGCAGGGCCAGGGTGGTGAAATCCACGTGGGTGGTAATATCCTGGAGGCCAACCCGGATGTAGGGATTTTCTTCGGTTGTATGGCGATAGTAGCAGAGAAGGGTGCCGTTCAGGCGCATGGGCCCGTAGAGTTCGGGAGCCAGGTAGCCGTAATCGATGGTGAGGATGAAACCGCGCTCCAGGGAGGCGGCCGCCGATTCAAGCCACCGGACGGCATTCAGGTTGATCTCGGTCCGCTGCCCGGGATTAAGGGTTATGCCGAGGCGGGACAGGTAGGCTTCCAGCTCGGGAGTCGAGGGGCTGTCGAGGACTTCGGAAAACTGGTCTCCCTCTGCCGCGACAAAAACCTCCCGCAGCCCCTCGGGGGTCATCTCGACCAGGTGGGTCGGGAAGGAATCGATCAGTTCATTGGAATAGAGGCAGCCGGAAAACCGGAGTTTCCCCTCGGCCAGATCGGCCGGGGCACTCCAGGAAACCTTCGCCAGGTGGCGCTCCAGAAGCTTGCCCTGGACTTCGGCAAGGCTCGGCTCGGCTTCGACGAGGGTGAGCCGCACCCCCTCATACAGCTGGCTGTTCAGCTCGCAGACGGCATCCAGGACATCGGTAGCCAATTGGCCATGGCCGGCTCCCGCCTCGACGATATCGAAACTTGCCGGGCATCCCATCTCCTCCCACATGCGGCAGATTTCACGGGCGATGAGGCGCCCGAATACCCGGTGAACGTTTATGCTGGTATAGAAGTCACCCTCGGCGCCCACCTTGCGGCCGGGCGACGTGTAGTAGCCGAGGCCCGGCTCATAGAGACACGCCGCCATGAAGTCGGCAAAGGGGATAGGCCCCCGTTGCCCGATACGGTCGAGGATGATTCCCCGCAGCTTGCCGTCATCCACCTGATCCACGCAAAACCTCCCGAAAAAAGCTTAGTTATAGAGGATGAGGAGGGGTTTGTCAATGCAGCGGTAGGAAATGCAGGTAGACGAAGAAGGGGGGAATGGATGGCTTACACCACCCGAATCCGTTCCCGCGCATCTCCACGAATCAAGGAAATGTCGAGGGTCTTCCCTTCCGCCAGGAAACGGCCCAGCTCTTCGGAGGTAACCGGGCGGCTGAAGTAGTACCCCTGCATCTCTTCGCACTGGTGGAGATTGAGGAAGTCGATCTGCTCCGCCAGTTCCACCCCCTCGGCGATAGTCTTCATGCCGAGGCCGTGGGCCATGGTGATGATTGTCCTGACCAGGGTGGCATCATCGGGATCGCGGGTCATGTCGCGGATGAAGGACTGGTCGATCTTCAGGTTTGCGATGGGGAAGCGCTTGAGGTAGCTGAGGGAGGAATAGCCGGTACCGAAGTCGTCGATGGCAACCTCTATCCCCCGGTTGGTGAGTTCGTGGAGGATGGCGGCCGACTTTTCCGCCTCCTGCATGACCAGGCTCTCGGTCAACTCCAGCTCCAGCCACTGGGGATCGAGCCCCGTCTCCTGCAGGATCTCATCCACCATCTCAAGGAGGTTCTCCTGACGGAACTGACGGGCCGAGAGGTTGACGGCCATGCGCAACGGCGGGTACCCGGCCTCCTGCCATGCCCGGTTCTGGGCGCAAGCGGTCCTGAGCACCCACTCGCCCATGGGGACGATGAGGCCCGTTTCTTCCGCCAGGGGGATGAACCGTGCCGGGGAAACAAGCCCCATTTCCGGGTGGTTCCAGCGCACCAGCGCCTCGACCCCGCAGATCCGGCCGGTACGCAGGTCAACCCGCGGCTGGTAATGGAGGAGGAATTCCCGCTGCTTGACGGCCCGGTGGAGACTCGTCTCCAGGGAGAGCCGCTCGAAGACCCTGGTGTTCATCTCCGACGAGTAGAACTGGTAGTTGTTCTTCCCCTGATCCTTGGCGTGGTACATGGCGGCATCGGCATTTTTGAGGAGCGCATCCACGGTATCACCGTCATTGGGAAAGAGAGCGATACCGATACTGGATGTCACGTATATCTCGTTGCCCATGAGCAGAAACGGAGCAACGAAGATGTTGATCATCTTCTTGGCCACGGTCACCACATCATGCGTTTCCCGCACGTTGGGGAGAACAATGATGTACTCGTCCCCCCCAAGCCTCGCCACCGTATCGCCACCCCGGACACAGTTCTTGAGTCGGTTTGCCACCGCCTTCAGCAGCATGTCGCCGACGGTGTGCCCCAGGGTATCGTTCACCTTTTTGAAATTGTCGAGATCGAGGAACATCACGCAGATGGGATTGCGCCGCCGGAAGGCTTCCAGGGCCAGGGACTGGCCGAGGCGGTCCTGGAGGAGGTTGCGGTTGGGAAGCCCCGTGAGGGTATCATGGGTTGCCTGGTAGACGAGCTGCTCCTCGTAGCGACGGTGTTCAGTGATGTCGTTCATGATGCCGACATAGCTGACCACAACACCGTCACGATCGCGGACCGGGGCGATGGAAAGCTCGTTCCAGAAGGGGATGCCATCCTTGCGGTAGTTGCGGAGCACGAAGCACCCCTCCCGCTCCGCCCGGTAGGCTATGGCGAGCTTCTTGAGCTCTGACTGATCCCTGTCGGCCCCCTGGAGGAAGCGGGGGTTCTTGCCGATAACCCCCTCGGCATCATAACCGGTGATCCGCTCGAAAGCCGGGTTCACATAGATAATGGGATTGTCGGGATGGGTTGAATCGGTAATGACGATACCGTTGATGCTCGACTCTATGGCCCGCTTCAGGAGGGTCAGCCTCTCGTTGGTTTCGATGAGCCGTTCCTCGGCCTCCCGGCTCTCGGTAACATCGCGGATGATGCCGATGAAGTTCCAGACCCCCTCGAACTGGAGCCGGCTCAGGGTAAGTGCCGCGGGAAAACGGCCTCCGTCGCTCCTGATCCCCTCGGCATCACACGTGATGCGATCGCAGCCGCACTTGCAGGATGCGAGGGAAGCC
The nucleotide sequence above comes from Geobacter benzoatilyticus. Encoded proteins:
- a CDS encoding sensor domain-containing protein → MGLADKSDKILRYLPSPIKQLLVLLSIIFVIETFLMLLLPQFADSRSIFTFPLLDAFMLVLISAPIIWWCIVRPLRSVAFTASLHADLLLDHIADGIISFDETGCLRSLNPAAEQLFGYGSAEAVGRSVSDILSIRSGGKAESFMASLASCKCGCDRITCDAEGIRSDGGRFPAALTLSRLQFEGVWNFIGIIRDVTESREAEERLIETNERLTLLKRAIESSINGIVITDSTHPDNPIIYVNPAFERITGYDAEGVIGKNPRFLQGADRDQSELKKLAIAYRAEREGCFVLRNYRKDGIPFWNELSIAPVRDRDGVVVSYVGIMNDITEHRRYEEQLVYQATHDTLTGLPNRNLLQDRLGQSLALEAFRRRNPICVMFLDLDNFKKVNDTLGHTVGDMLLKAVANRLKNCVRGGDTVARLGGDEYIIVLPNVRETHDVVTVAKKMINIFVAPFLLMGNEIYVTSSIGIALFPNDGDTVDALLKNADAAMYHAKDQGKNNYQFYSSEMNTRVFERLSLETSLHRAVKQREFLLHYQPRVDLRTGRICGVEALVRWNHPEMGLVSPARFIPLAEETGLIVPMGEWVLRTACAQNRAWQEAGYPPLRMAVNLSARQFRQENLLEMVDEILQETGLDPQWLELELTESLVMQEAEKSAAILHELTNRGIEVAIDDFGTGYSSLSYLKRFPIANLKIDQSFIRDMTRDPDDATLVRTIITMAHGLGMKTIAEGVELAEQIDFLNLHQCEEMQGYYFSRPVTSEELGRFLAEGKTLDISLIRGDARERIRVV
- a CDS encoding ferritin family protein, producing MNEQTKETLDAIMRAMEIEKETFDFYTKAEKKTFNPEGKRIFRWLAKTEEQHYLKLNELYQSLHEGGRWVFYGGSTIAIEPAGADEKQVGFDTDDRQALEIAMEIEKKGIAYFDALLEKTSDQDGRDMLLALRNEEAEHLRVVTEKYNAIKR
- the queC gene encoding 7-cyano-7-deazaguanine synthase QueC, whose protein sequence is MGKKAVILYSGGLDSTTCLAIARAEGYEPYAMSFSYGQRHSVELERAKANARPMGAVDHLVVEFDYRQVGGSALTADIAVPKEGVGSDIPVTYVPARNTVFLSFALGWAEALGAFDIFIGVNALDYSGYPDCRPEYIAAFEAMANLATKAGVEGAGRFTIHTPLISLTKAEIVRKGLSLGVDYGRTHSCYDPTPEGLACGLCDSCRLRLKGFAEAGVVDPVEYVTGRKDQ
- a CDS encoding phospholipase D-like domain-containing protein; amino-acid sequence: MSIVRRRQIFGTPRAPRFLRIFRRNAEASHSRGNRVKLYDSGSEFFPAMLEAFAEARHQICAEFYIIRDDVTGGAFAAALLAAADRGVDVCLIYDYIGCFDTPSSYFRRLEQGGVRCLAFNPPPFRRGLAWFDKRDHRKMAIIDEETAFTGGINIGDEYSGFGRGTERWRDVGIRIDGPAVSDMVRLFRDFWLEEKGSPSSAWFLEHAPVPGMGDAGVMIVSDGPYHARSFIRNAFRIAMAGAGDSIRIMNPYFVPGPRIVRSLLRAVRRGVRVQLILPDKTDVPIMRLVSRGYYTPLLRGGIEIYERQGEVLHAKVMLIDDSWGVIGSANLDQRSFHRNYEVNAIVAGHEFGRQVAAMFADDLKGSRRVVLEEHENRGWLVRIMERLCNSVSWFL
- a CDS encoding NifU family protein, with the translated sequence MLEEVKKVLDTVRPALQADGGDVELVEVTEDGVVKVKLVGACGHCPMSTMTLKMGIERTLKEKVPGVKEVVSV
- a CDS encoding HAD family hydrolase is translated as MAGLNQYGEGNPVSGIRALVFDLDGTLYVSDGLGHEIEASAMRHIASVRGISCEEATLLVRETRKAIAARTCRTASLSHACLELGIDLRELHLHFVSDIVPEPFLVRDERVVALLRRLGERFDLHIYTNNDLPLASRIMDSLGIAGFFRRIFTIEDSWRPKPDRAVLADIFREIGCEPAQCFFVGDRYDIDLRLPMELGCRGFHTRTVDELLTIETILE
- a CDS encoding class I SAM-dependent methyltransferase, which gives rise to MDQVDDGKLRGIILDRIGQRGPIPFADFMAACLYEPGLGYYTSPGRKVGAEGDFYTSINVHRVFGRLIAREICRMWEEMGCPASFDIVEAGAGHGQLATDVLDAVCELNSQLYEGVRLTLVEAEPSLAEVQGKLLERHLAKVSWSAPADLAEGKLRFSGCLYSNELIDSFPTHLVEMTPEGLREVFVAAEGDQFSEVLDSPSTPELEAYLSRLGITLNPGQRTEINLNAVRWLESAAASLERGFILTIDYGYLAPELYGPMRLNGTLLCYYRHTTEENPYIRVGLQDITTHVDFTTLALRGEELGLSKVWYGEQYRFLMAAGMMQELMALEAAAKTEKEQIAIRISLKKLILPEGGMGDTFKVLIQAKGVDHPQLLCMRDWGKLI
- a CDS encoding aspartate ammonia-lyase; this translates as MTFRIEKDTLGEVQVPEDAYYGAQTARAVANSPISGLRPHPALVRATVIAKKCAALANMATGRLDARLGGAIVKAAEEALSGAFDAHFVVDPFQAGAGTSHNMNVNEVLANRANELLGGRRGAYDQVHPNDHVNMAQSTNDVFPTVIRLAALALVEGLRPGLEELVAALRGKGQEFDGILKSGRTHLQDAVPIRLGQEFEAWGVALEKNLAGIDGALPGLRELGIGGTAVGTGMNAEEAYIGLMVSELVRETGFPLVRGANLVERMQNMDPFVALSSALKGLAVNLARIANDLRLLASGPRTGFAEIALPALQPGSSIMPGKVNPSMAEVTDMVAFQVMGADAAITLAAQAGQLELNVMMPLIAFNLLFSLELLKNTAPKLARACIAGITADRERCRRYFEQSVGLATVLAPYIGYAAAAEIAKESTATGRSIREIVIERRILPEEKLAGILDPYPLTTPGVPGEKHN